The following are from one region of the Gossypium hirsutum isolate 1008001.06 chromosome D03, Gossypium_hirsutum_v2.1, whole genome shotgun sequence genome:
- the LOC107950815 gene encoding transcription repressor OFP14 gives MSKKLQKSLQDYLSKIKKPSPNTHFLLNSFSSNKWIRKGCKTPQTLSFAVHQDGEAATLSDVDRFLFENFKSLFIDPPPYLSGSNRFFVATGFSSSLIEEARNSGVTSNTFMSMSEDGGSSSTFTSNTSSTTANESNVYGGGSDNVKSQSIYNECIAVLRCSPNPYDDFRRSMQEMVEARLKHGSKIDWDFMEELLFCYLNLNDKKSYKFVLSAFVDLVVDLRQNDGKMSRNSNVKYKRSRRTRHNNVA, from the exons atgtcaaagaagcttcaaaaatctcttcaGGATTACCTTTCCAAGATCAAGAAACCCTCTCCAAATACTCACTTCCTTTTAAACTCATTCTCTTCCAACAAATGGATTCGAAAAGGCTGCAAAACCCCCCAAACCCTTTCATTTGCTGTTCATCAAGATGGCGAAGCTGCCACACTTTCTGATGTTGATCGTTTTCTCTTTGAGAATTTCAAGTCTTT GTTTATTGATCCGCCCCCGTACCTCTCAGGGTCCAACAGGTTCTTCGTTGCTACTGGGTTTTCGAGTTCGCTCATCGAGGAGGCTCGTAACAGCGGTGTAACTAGCAACACCTTCATGTCAATGTCGGAGGATGGCGGTTCCTCCTCCACCTTCACCTCTAACACTAGTAGTACTACTGCAAATGAATCCAACGTCTATGGTGGCGGCAGCGATAACGTCAAGTCTCAAAGCATCTACAATGAATGCATAGCGGTGTTAAGGTGTTCGCCGAACCCGTACGACGATTTCCGACGTTCCATGCAAGAAATGGTGGAAGCAAGGTTGAAACATGGTTCGAAAATCGATTGGGATTTCATGGAAGAGCTGTTGTTTTGTTACCTAAATTTGAACGACAAGAAGTCTTACAAATTCGTCTTAAGTGCATTCGTGGATCTGGTCGTCGATTTGCGTCAAAATGACGGCAAGATGTCTCGGAATTCTAATGTTAAATATAAGAGATCGAGGAGAACGAGGCACAATAATGTAGCCTAA